In the genome of Rhodamnia argentea isolate NSW1041297 chromosome 3, ASM2092103v1, whole genome shotgun sequence, one region contains:
- the LOC115727957 gene encoding G-type lectin S-receptor-like serine/threonine-protein kinase B120 yields the protein MLGASVNGGMPFTGKNRASFFVFSLLSVWSSLFSCSRAANSISRGQLVRAGETLISSSGIFELGFFSPANSSLRYVGIWYHKISVKTVVWVANRESPVSDESGVLTVSSDGNLVVLDGPDRTVWSSGINFSSVPTSSTAVLMDEGNLVLLASEDADSASADGDVSNSYWQSFEHPTDTYLPGMRVRVNSAAGENRAFRSWRSSNDPSPGNFSLGVDPRVPPQIVIWGQSGRLWRSGHWNGLIFTGVPNMTSSFQYGFRLSSAEADGSMYFTYTPLNSSHLLMFHILWNGTEEQLGWDETSNEWIVLQEQPAKECDLYNKCGQFAICNEMDSPKCSCMEGFRPTSPDQWNKGNWSAGCARKTNLQCQDNIGISAGDGGRMDGFLELDGVKLPDFADYVSATSGDECQVKCLENCSCKAYTFVRGTWCMLWSADLIDVQHFAVGGLTLQIRLAYSDLGTKSKISNLFIIITVLVGAFVLGVAVWLLWRFKDNLKGFWIFNRKDKELPLCDYIVKNEEPYADMSGPDKQAGGPDIPVFNFSSIEAATNVFSEENILGLGGFGPVYKGKLPGGQEIAVKRLSRKSSQGVEEFTNEVKVIAKLQHRNLVRLLGFCVQGEDKMLVYEYMPNGSLDYFIFDPAKRAQLDWKKRFEIIEGIARGLLYLHRDSRLRIVHRDLKAGNILLDEDMNPKISDFGIAKIFNGDKNELSTERMVGTRGYMSPEYAMEGLFSFKSDVYSFGVLLLEIISGETNIGFRTPEHFTLIGHAWHHWNEGKVMELIDPCIRDTCSADELLRCIQVGLLCVQESAIDRLDMPNVVRLLESETAGLPLPKPPRSISTRGSIHSYSSGETAGLPSPKPPSLTSNTGSMDTYSSFESQEIESWNGVTVSSGDGR from the exons ATGCTTGGGGCATCTGTCAACGGCGGAATGCCCTTCACCGGCAAGAACAGAGCAAGtttcttcgtcttctccttGCTGTCCGTGTGGTCATCTCTGTTTTCGTGTTCTCGTGCGGCAAATTCGATCTCGCGAGGGCAGTTGGTCAGAGCTGGCGAGACTCTGATTTCTTCTTCCGGGATTTTCGAACTGGGCTTCTTTAGCCCTGCGAATTCGTCTCTTAGATATGTTGGTATTTGGTACCACAAGATAAGTGTTAAAACAGTCGTGTGGGTGGCGAACAGGGAGAGCCCTGTTTCTGATGAATCTGGAGTTTTGACAGTTTCCAGTGATGGAAATTTGGTGGTTTTAGATGGGCCAGATCGCACAGTTTGGTCTAGTGGCATAAATTTTTCCTCTGTGCCCACCAGCTCGACAGCTGTTTTAATGGATGAGGGAAATCTAGTTCTTTTGGCCAGTGAAGATGCTGATTCTGCTAGTGCTGATGGTGATGTCAGCAATTCATACTGGCAAAGCTTTGAACACCCGACGGACACGTACTTGCCCGGCATGAGAGTGAGGGTGAATTCTGCTGCCGGAGAGAACCGTGCCTTTAGGTCATGGAGATCGTCCAACGACCCTTCCCCTGGGAACTTCTCTCTGGGCGTCGATCCCCGGGTACCGCCGCAGATAGTGATCTGGGGCCAGTCAGGCCGGCTATGGAGGAGCGGGCATTGGAATGGGCTGATTTTCACTGGAGTGCCGAATATGACGAGCAGTTTTCAATACGGGTTCAGGCTCTCGAGCGCCGAGGCTGATGGAAGCATGTACTTCACGTACACGCCGTTGAATAGCTCCCATCTCTTGATGTTCCATATACTTTGGAATGGGACGGAGGAGCAGCTAGGCTGGGATGAGACTAGTAATGAGTGGATTGTGCTACAAGAACAGCCTGCTAAGGAATGTGACCTCTACAATAAGTGTGGACAGTTTGCAATATGTAACGAAATGGACTCTCCTAAATGTAGCTGCATGGAGGGGTTCCGTCCGACGTCACCGGATCAATGGAACAAGGGTAACTGGTCTGCAGGTTGTGCTCGGAAGACCAACTTACAGTGTCAGGATAACATCGGCATTTCAGCAGGAGATGGCGGCAGGATGGACGGCTTTTTGGAATTGGATGGTGTGAAGTTGCCGGATTTCGCAGATTATGTTTCAGCCACTAGCGGGGACGAGTGTCAGGTGAAGTGTCTGGAGAATTGTTCTTGCAAAGCTTACACATTTGTTAGAGGCACCTGGTGTATGCTGTGGAGCGCGGATTTGATCGATGTGCAGCATTTCGCTGTGGGTGGATTGACCCTCCAAATTCGTCTTGCCTATTCTGACTTAG GAACAAAGAGCAAAATATCCAACCTCTTCATAATAATTACTGTCTTGGTTGGAGCATTTGTTCTCGGTGTAGCAGTATGGTTGCTGTGGAGGTTCAAGGACAATTTGAAAG GATTCTGGATTTTCAATCGCAAAGACAAGGAGCTTCCTTTGTGTGATTACATTGTTAAGAACGAAGAGCCATATGCTGATATGTCCGGACCAGATAAGCAAGCAGGAGGACCTGACATACCAGTGTTCAACTTCAGTTCCATAGAAGCTGCGACGAATGTCTTTTCTGAAGAAAACATTCTCGGACTGGGAGGATTCGGTCCCGTTTACAAG GGAAAGCTTCCTGGAGGACAGGAAATTGCCGTTAAGAGGCTTTCGAGGAAGTCAAGCCAAGGGGTCGAGGAATTTACGAATGAGGTCAAGGTTATTGCTAAATTACAACATAGAAACCTTGTGAGACTCCTTGGATTCTGCGTTCAGGGCGAAGATAAGATGCTTGTTTATGAGTACATGCCAAACGGGAGcttggattattttattttcg ATCCAGCGAAGCGAGCGCAACTGGACTGGAAGAAACGTTTTGAGATTATTGAAGGCATAGCACGAGGCCTCCTCTATCTCCATCGAGACTCTAGACTAAGGATTGTTCATCGTGACCTGAAAGCCGGTAACATTTTGTTGGACGAAGACATGAACCCGAAAATATCAGACTTTGGCATAGCGAAAATATTCAATGGCGATAAAAACGAATTGAGTACCGAACGAATGGTTGGCACGCG TGGTTACATGTCTCCAGAGTATGCGATGGAAGGTCTATTTTCATTCAAATCCGATGTGTACAGCTTCGGGGTATTATTACTGGAGATCATCAGCGGCGAGACAAACATTGGCTTTCGTACGCCGGAACATTTTACTCTTATTGGCCAT GCTTGGCATCATTggaatgaagggaaggtgatggaACTAATCGATCCTTGTATCAGGGACACGTGCTCTGCGGATGAGTTATTACGATGCATACAAGTCGGACTATTGTGTGTGCAAGAATCCGCCATAGATAGACTGGACATGCCTAATGTTGTGCGACTATTAGAAAGTGAAACAGCAGGCCTCCCCCTCCCGAAACCACCCAGGTCAATCTCGACCAGGGGCTCCATACATTCATATTCTTCGGGTGAAACAGCAGGTCTTCCCTCCCCGAAACCACCCAGCTTAACCTCAAACACGGGCTCCATGGATACTTATTCTTCGTTTGAAAGCCAAGAAATTGAGTCATGGAACGGCGTAACAGTTAGCTCGGGGGATGGCAGATAG